One Lysobacter enzymogenes DNA segment encodes these proteins:
- a CDS encoding outer membrane protein: MDLRRLLLIASASALLSPAVVYAQEMGDWSGFYLGGNLGGSEPDSRGASRLDFDTGLDGRYGDTVRTAAGADAFSPGFCDGAAGGRTPGAGCRDDKGGAEYGIRGGYDWQSGRWVLGVVVEYTQNDARDSVSGFSTTPAFYTMTRDLDNTLALRGRVGWTAGERGDYLFYATAGAVRAKIDHSFATSNAANAFTPSGDDRADGWQAGVGVERKVLDNFSVGLEYLYTRVGDDDYRVRVSRGAAPANNPFLLVNANGTEMRRADEDFEVSSVRLTATFRF; the protein is encoded by the coding sequence ATGGACCTGCGTCGTCTTCTGCTGATTGCCAGCGCCAGCGCGTTACTGTCTCCCGCCGTCGTTTACGCCCAGGAAATGGGCGACTGGTCCGGTTTCTACCTGGGCGGCAATCTCGGCGGCTCCGAACCCGACAGTCGCGGCGCCAGCCGGCTCGACTTTGATACGGGCCTCGACGGACGCTACGGCGACACGGTGCGCACGGCCGCCGGGGCCGATGCGTTCTCGCCGGGTTTCTGCGACGGTGCCGCCGGCGGCCGTACGCCCGGCGCAGGTTGCCGCGACGACAAGGGCGGCGCTGAGTACGGTATACGCGGCGGATACGACTGGCAGAGCGGTCGCTGGGTCCTTGGCGTCGTGGTCGAATACACCCAGAACGATGCCCGCGATAGCGTCAGCGGCTTCAGCACCACGCCGGCGTTCTACACCATGACCCGCGATCTAGACAACACCCTGGCGTTGCGCGGACGCGTGGGCTGGACCGCCGGTGAGCGCGGCGACTACCTGTTCTACGCGACCGCCGGCGCGGTGCGCGCCAAGATCGACCACAGCTTCGCCACCAGCAACGCCGCCAACGCGTTTACGCCCAGCGGCGACGACCGCGCCGACGGCTGGCAGGCGGGCGTGGGCGTGGAGCGTAAGGTACTCGACAACTTCTCGGTCGGCCTGGAATACCTGTATACCCGCGTCGGCGACGACGATTACCGCGTGCGGGTGAGTCGTGGCGCTGCGCCTGCCAACAACCCGTTCCTGCTGGTCAATGCGAACGGAACCGAGATGCGCCGTGCGGACGAGGACTTCGAAGTGAGCAGCGTACGGCTGACGGCGACGTTCCGATTCTGA
- a CDS encoding sigma-70 family RNA polymerase sigma factor yields MTESPADPSSAPANEAQAQLLRAALGDRSAFEALFRNVSGALLAVCLRLIPDRAEAEDVLQESFVAIWHKADQFDPQRATAMTWMIAIVRNKAIDRLRGSAHALKRASVELVDELGDDAPSPAAHAEAVSDAELLRTCLEALEPRRRQLIRTAFFDGETYEELAQRTGSPIGSVKSWIRRGLLQLRACLEQ; encoded by the coding sequence ATGACCGAATCGCCCGCAGATCCATCGTCCGCGCCAGCCAACGAGGCCCAGGCCCAACTGCTGCGGGCCGCGCTGGGCGATCGTTCAGCCTTCGAAGCGCTGTTCCGCAACGTCTCCGGCGCGCTGCTCGCGGTGTGCTTGCGGCTGATTCCGGACCGAGCCGAGGCCGAGGACGTGCTGCAAGAATCCTTCGTCGCGATCTGGCACAAGGCCGATCAGTTCGATCCGCAGCGCGCGACCGCGATGACGTGGATGATCGCAATCGTGCGCAACAAGGCCATCGACCGCCTGCGCGGCAGCGCCCATGCGCTCAAGCGTGCCAGCGTCGAGCTTGTCGACGAACTCGGTGACGACGCGCCCTCGCCCGCCGCGCACGCGGAGGCGGTCAGCGACGCCGAACTGCTGCGCACCTGCCTGGAGGCGCTGGAACCGCGCCGCCGCCAACTCATCCGTACTGCGTTCTTCGACGGCGAGACCTACGAAGAGCTGGCTCAGCGCACCGGTTCGCCGATTGGTAGCGTCAAGAGCTGGATTCGCCGCGGTCTGCTGCAACTTCGAGCGTGCCTGGAACAATGA
- a CDS encoding anti-sigma factor produces MNIRDHQPDQEPPSAEVRAGEYVLGVLDQDTRAQTRQRMRSDPAFGRLVAQWERRLNLLAQELPPVPVSPTLWRGVRTRLGWDPVSPLSWWDRVGLWRGLTAATAIAALALFWIGRAPQVAPPSIPPIAQEEEAARPVTPLAREDGRPGWLASIDKRAGKVLMVPIPSPADAQGRVGELWIIAKGEAPRSLGFVSNEKAHSVAVPAALLSKLVVGSTFAITLEPAQGIPHAAPSGPVVAKGDIGAI; encoded by the coding sequence ATGAACATCCGCGATCATCAACCCGATCAGGAGCCGCCCAGCGCCGAAGTGCGCGCGGGCGAGTACGTCCTCGGCGTCCTGGACCAGGACACCCGCGCGCAGACCCGCCAGCGCATGCGCAGCGACCCGGCATTCGGCCGGCTGGTGGCGCAATGGGAGCGCCGCCTGAATCTGTTGGCGCAGGAGCTGCCGCCGGTGCCGGTGTCGCCCACGCTGTGGCGCGGCGTGCGCACCCGGCTCGGCTGGGACCCGGTGAGCCCCTTGTCGTGGTGGGACCGCGTCGGCCTGTGGCGCGGCCTAACCGCCGCGACCGCGATCGCGGCGCTGGCGCTGTTCTGGATAGGGCGCGCGCCGCAAGTGGCGCCGCCGTCGATCCCGCCGATCGCGCAGGAAGAGGAAGCCGCGCGCCCGGTCACGCCGCTCGCGCGCGAAGACGGCCGGCCCGGCTGGCTGGCCTCGATCGACAAGCGCGCCGGCAAGGTGCTGATGGTTCCGATCCCCTCGCCCGCCGATGCGCAAGGGCGGGTCGGCGAACTGTGGATCATCGCCAAGGGCGAGGCGCCGCGCTCGCTCGGCTTCGTCTCCAACGAGAAGGCGCATTCGGTCGCTGTGCCGGCCGCGTTGCTGTCCAAGCTGGTGGTCGGCAGCACTTTCGCGATCACCCTGGAACCGGCGCAAGGCATCCCCCATGCCGCGCCGAGCGGACCGGTGGTGGCCAAGGGCGACATCGGCGCGATTTGA
- a CDS encoding acyl-CoA desaturase → MPPLHPSPHPASRRRWLNTLRRWVDTSAAPTDAGRGDGVDWLRAAPFALLHLGCLGVIWTGVSPVALAVAAALYALRMFAITGFYHRYFSHRTFRVSRTVQFVFAVIGAASVQRGPLWWAAHHRHHHRHADTAQDPHSPVERGFWRSHMLWFLTPQAFRTDLSRVPDLAVYPELRWLDRFDTLVPVLLALGLFALGAALQAVAPQLGTGAWQMLVWGFFISTTALFHATVTINSLAHRYGRRRFDTRDSSRNNLWLALLTFGEGWHNNHHFFPGSARQGFRWWEIDLTYYGLRALAAVGLVRDLKPVPAWVLERGRN, encoded by the coding sequence ATGCCGCCGCTTCATCCCTCGCCGCACCCCGCTTCGCGCCGCCGCTGGCTGAACACGCTCCGGCGCTGGGTCGATACCTCGGCCGCGCCAACGGACGCCGGGCGCGGCGACGGCGTGGATTGGCTGCGCGCGGCGCCGTTCGCGCTGCTTCACCTGGGCTGCCTCGGCGTGATCTGGACCGGCGTATCGCCAGTCGCGCTGGCAGTGGCCGCGGCGCTGTATGCGCTGCGCATGTTCGCGATCACCGGGTTCTACCACCGTTATTTTTCCCACCGGACCTTTCGCGTCTCGCGCACGGTCCAGTTCGTCTTCGCCGTGATCGGCGCGGCCAGCGTACAGCGCGGGCCGTTGTGGTGGGCTGCCCATCACCGCCATCACCATCGCCACGCCGATACCGCCCAGGATCCGCATTCGCCTGTCGAACGTGGATTTTGGCGCAGCCACATGCTGTGGTTTCTGACGCCGCAAGCGTTCCGGACCGATCTGAGCCGGGTGCCCGATCTGGCCGTGTATCCGGAACTTCGTTGGCTCGACCGCTTCGATACGCTGGTGCCGGTGCTGCTCGCGCTCGGCCTGTTCGCACTGGGCGCCGCATTGCAGGCCGTCGCGCCGCAGCTCGGCACCGGCGCTTGGCAAATGCTGGTGTGGGGATTTTTCATCTCCACCACAGCGCTGTTCCACGCCACCGTGACCATCAACTCGCTCGCGCACCGGTACGGCCGTCGCCGCTTCGACACCCGCGACAGTAGCCGGAACAACCTATGGCTGGCGCTGCTGACCTTCGGCGAAGGCTGGCACAACAACCACCATTTCTTTCCAGGCAGCGCCCGCCAGGGCTTTCGCTGGTGGGAAATCGACCTGACCTACTACGGTCTGCGCGCGCTCGCCGCCGTTGGGCTGGTTCGCGACCTCAAGCCGGTGCCGGCCTGGGTGCTCGAACGAGGGAGGAATTGA
- a CDS encoding NAD(P)/FAD-dependent oxidoreductase: protein MRIAVIGSGIAGLASAWLLHREHDVVLFERDARLGGHTQTHDVRIGARDCRVDTGFIVFNPEHYPLLSQLFKELGVASRPTSMSFSVQCQRSGLEYNATDLDSLFCQRRNLLSPRFWSMVRDLHRFYRHAPELLQDYGPGPSLSEYLRRERYGAAFRDLHLIPMTCALWSLPVERALEFPARYLVRFMANHQMLQVSGRPQWRVVEGGSDRYITAMRARWNVRERTNCGVLSVKRDAQVSWVRHKDGMEPFEQIVMACHSNQALALLEDASAEEREVLGAIGYQPNEVLLHTDARLLPRRRKAWAAWNAYVPADPAAGCTVSYCMNLLQGLDTPEPVVVTLNRSDDIDPSKVLARMRYEHPVHDPAAVAAQQLKPRIQGHRRTWFAGAYWGWGFHEDGMRSAVEVAQGLGVAAGARFALAPHRDPGPRCDAQVAA, encoded by the coding sequence ATGCGTATCGCCGTCATCGGGTCAGGTATCGCGGGACTGGCCAGCGCCTGGCTGCTGCATCGCGAGCACGACGTCGTGCTGTTCGAACGCGATGCCCGCCTGGGTGGGCACACTCAAACACACGACGTGCGCATAGGCGCACGTGACTGTCGCGTGGACACCGGCTTCATCGTGTTCAATCCTGAGCACTATCCGCTACTGAGCCAGCTGTTCAAAGAACTCGGTGTGGCTTCGCGGCCGACGTCCATGAGCTTTTCCGTCCAATGCCAGCGCAGCGGCCTGGAGTACAACGCCACGGATCTGGATTCACTGTTCTGCCAGCGACGGAACCTGCTGTCACCTCGCTTCTGGAGCATGGTGCGTGACCTACACCGTTTCTATCGCCACGCGCCCGAACTGTTGCAGGACTACGGCCCCGGCCCCAGCCTAAGCGAGTACCTCCGCCGTGAGCGCTACGGCGCGGCCTTTCGTGACCTGCACCTGATACCGATGACCTGTGCGCTTTGGTCGCTACCGGTAGAGCGTGCGCTGGAGTTTCCGGCGCGCTACTTGGTGCGGTTCATGGCCAATCACCAGATGCTGCAAGTCTCTGGCAGGCCGCAATGGCGAGTAGTCGAAGGAGGTTCCGACCGGTACATCACCGCCATGCGAGCGCGTTGGAATGTACGTGAGAGAACGAACTGTGGCGTTTTGAGTGTTAAACGAGACGCGCAAGTCTCGTGGGTGCGCCATAAAGACGGTATGGAGCCGTTCGAACAGATTGTGATGGCCTGCCACAGCAACCAAGCTTTGGCTCTGCTTGAGGATGCCAGCGCCGAGGAACGCGAGGTGCTCGGCGCCATCGGCTACCAGCCCAACGAAGTCTTGCTTCATACAGACGCGCGCCTGCTGCCGCGCCGGCGCAAGGCCTGGGCGGCATGGAACGCTTACGTACCCGCCGATCCGGCCGCCGGTTGCACGGTCAGCTACTGCATGAACCTGCTGCAGGGCCTGGATACGCCCGAGCCGGTGGTGGTCACGTTGAACCGCAGCGACGACATCGACCCGTCGAAGGTGCTGGCGCGTATGCGATACGAGCATCCGGTGCACGATCCGGCCGCAGTCGCGGCGCAGCAGCTCAAGCCGCGGATCCAGGGCCATCGCCGCACTTGGTTTGCTGGCGCCTACTGGGGCTGGGGTTTCCACGAAGACGGCATGCGCTCGGCGGTCGAGGTGGCGCAAGGCCTGGGCGTCGCCGCGGGTGCGCGCTTCGCGCTGGCGCCGCATCGCGATCCGGGGCCACGCTGCGATGCCCAGGTGGCGGCATGA
- a CDS encoding DUF1365 domain-containing protein, with the protein MNGSDDTALYSAVYEGSVRHRRHRPGPHAFAYRMAQLYLDLDEVERVFERRWLWSARRPSLARFRREDYLGPVRMPLAEAVRERVQRACGRRPHGPVRLLTHPRYFGYVFNPVSFYYCFGADGHALEFVVAEITNTPWGERHSYVLDAEHAHRRGRALGWDFDKRFHVSPFMPMTRRYGWRFTEPREDLFVHMDVYDRDERDFDATLHLRRRACDGAGLARLLWRYPLMTAQVMGAIHWQAFRLWLKRNPVYDHPGNTRGHA; encoded by the coding sequence ATGAACGGATCCGACGACACGGCCCTGTATAGCGCCGTCTACGAAGGCAGCGTGCGACATCGCCGCCACCGGCCGGGCCCGCATGCCTTCGCCTATCGCATGGCCCAGCTCTACCTGGACCTGGACGAAGTCGAGCGCGTGTTCGAACGCCGTTGGCTGTGGTCGGCGCGCCGTCCCAGCCTCGCCCGTTTCCGCCGCGAGGACTACCTGGGCCCGGTGCGCATGCCCTTGGCCGAGGCTGTTCGTGAGCGCGTGCAACGCGCCTGCGGGCGACGCCCGCATGGCCCAGTCCGGCTGCTGACCCATCCACGCTACTTCGGCTACGTGTTCAATCCGGTCAGCTTCTACTACTGCTTCGGCGCCGACGGCCATGCGCTGGAGTTTGTCGTGGCCGAGATTACCAACACCCCCTGGGGCGAGCGCCACTCCTATGTGCTGGACGCGGAGCATGCGCACCGACGCGGACGTGCGCTGGGATGGGACTTCGATAAGCGCTTCCATGTGTCGCCCTTCATGCCGATGACCCGGCGCTACGGCTGGCGCTTCACTGAGCCGCGTGAGGACCTCTTCGTGCACATGGACGTCTATGACCGCGACGAGCGTGATTTCGACGCGACCCTGCACCTGCGCCGCCGGGCTTGTGACGGGGCCGGGCTGGCCCGGCTGCTGTGGCGCTACCCGCTGATGACTGCGCAAGTAATGGGCGCCATCCATTGGCAGGCCTTCCGACTCTGGCTCAAGCGCAATCCTGTTTACGACCATCCCGGAAACACCCGAGGTCACGCATGA